The Engraulis encrasicolus isolate BLACKSEA-1 chromosome 11, IST_EnEncr_1.0, whole genome shotgun sequence nucleotide sequence CAGTGGAACGGAGTGGGCATCTTCTTCGACTCCTTCGACAACGATGGGAAGGTAAccacctctttcttttttctttaataTATTTCCTCTCCTTTAAAATCCCAGGACAGGAAAGAGTGACAGGAAAGTgagtaggagagagggatgaaggttTAGTTCTTGTCAATGTGTAGACCCTTAACACACGTCGTTCCAGTAGTGACTACtagaacgttgtaatagtcactgaaaaacttaactaccatagtactactccactgtgatagtgcacagggccttaagtagtacattacgacttggtcattgacattctggtaacagctaatttataacaggggctgtgttgTAAGGGTTAAATAATATTTCTAATTCTAATATTTCTGCTCCAATCTGTGGTTTTAAATGAGCCACAATAATGCCATTTTGGCTTGGGTGgtagattttgttttttttattgttgttttattaTTACCGTATGTTGTTTTGCTGGTTGTTTACTTGTGTACAGAGATGGGGGTATGATGACGTGTCATGGCAAAAAGCAAAAATTGTTTATCTTTTAGGCAAAGTTCAGTCAGAAAACAATGTGATTATGGGGCATTATTTAATAATGTCAACAACACAATGGAAGGTCACTGTACAATATAAAATCTTAATCATCCTCCTCACTGTATGAAAAAAGGTGAGGAAATACTGTAATAACAAATAAGAGATTAATCTTCCTATCTCTCTTGTGTCTCCCTACACTGTCTTCTGTGACAACAAATGACGTGTAGAAAAATAACCCGGCTGTCATCGTGGTGGGAAACAATGGGAACCTTGTTTACGACCATCAGAAGTAAGTAAAGTAAAGCTTTCCTCCTTAATGATGACGACAACAACACCACTGTAATTTTCACAACTTAAAGAAGATTAGAAAATATGATTATATCTGctgagggtgggagggaggtggagaagggaggagggatgcTACAGGAAGAGAGGctgggaggggaaggagggggtgGGATTATAATCCTGTGTTTGTCCTAATCTGTGTGAGGCAGTGAAAGCATTAAATCACTTCCACTACCACTGGCCTGCTGAGGACACCAGCCGGCCATACTGTCCATTCAAAAGAGACTTCACTCAACATGAATATGTGGACTTCCTGTTTTAACACAACATCTCACGCCTTTCAATTAAAATGCAGCAATTTAATGTCTTGGGTGTATTACGTCTTGTATAGTTTCTTTCTTAAGTGCCATCCTAAATGGATTCTGAGATTAATCAGACGTGTGTGTTATAAGGGCAAATATTATATTactactagtaataataataatcaacatTACAACAATAgctaatgttaatgataataatatagatgatgataataatacaaaaataatgtGTTATTATGGCACGTTTAatgctttttttatttcattttatttttttacagtgatGGGACAACCCAGTCTTTGGGCACATGTCTAAGAGACTTCAGAAATAAACCCTACCCAGTCCGTGCCAAAATCACCTACTACCAGAAGACATTAACGGTAATGATGGTGACTTCTATGAATTCGCACTCCCTCCAAGCCCACTTTTCAGATGATTGTGATGACGCATTTTAGATGAGTAGGTCAGGTGTCAATGTCAAGAGTTAATGGATTGGACATTTATAAACTGTTTACTCAAGAAGACATCCATATCATTAAATTCCCAATCAAAACGGAAAACGACAAACCAGCAAATCGTTTCTTTGTCACGTTACATTTTAACGATGAGTTACAAAATCCACAGAAGCCCTGATTTATTTTCAAAGaggcattttgttttgttttgtttttttgtcaggttaTGATCAACAACGGTTTCACGCCAAACAAGGATGACTACGAGTTCTGTGCCAAAGTGGAGAACATGATAATCCCTGCTGAGGGCTTCTTCGGGATCTCAGCAGCCACCGGAGGGCTAGCAGGTGGgaagatgatggatggatggatggatggatggatggatgagggagggaggaagggatggctgtaaggatagagagatagattgtggccagagtaggtattgcaactatgctgctcattgcaactgtgctgcctattcctaaatatgatcttttcatgaatatttactaagtaatacgcTAATATGACTACTGGTATGACTAAAGAacagttttgcagctgaaatgtCTACTACTGGGAATTCAAATTGACAaagatggagaagatccaccttttcatgaatgaaaagggtaattttcccagtcataatgaatacgttttgtgtaagaatttgatggtggtggtaagtgtttgcgaaaagggtaacatttgtgaatgagcaacatgaattctggaaataaactactaaaaatattacatactaaATCTGAGATCAAAGTAATCAATAACTaaatgtaacattttattttttagtttCATTTAATATGAAGGAGCTGTCTGTAGAATACACGGTCCTCTTCTAACCTTATGTTGATCATATTCCTTTTTCTCCCTAGACGATCACGATGTTCTTTCCTTCCTCACGTTCAGGCTAACAGAGCCAGGCCAAGAACCGGTGAGTCTCCACTTATCACAGCAGCACTTCTCACAAAACAAGTCACAGTATGAAGAAATTAACGGGTATACAGGTGACTGTcttggtgtgtttttgtgcatcttTGGATTTCTGAGATTGAAGTCGTTGGTAAAGTAGGTAGTAGTTGAAGTAAGGTAACTGCTGCTCTGAATATGTTTGAgtagtgtgtgtggttgaggcttgtagtagtagagtagtagagtagagtaattgaTTTATTAGAATTATTGAGGGGGGAggattcaggtgtcaagtagcttacataaatacacatagtgCCCCCAAGGGCAATTCAAGACACACATAACACAGGTAATATCAGGGAGGGGGCGAGGGGCATGTCACTAGTCACAGTGCGTATGGTTAAGGTTAGGGGGTTGGGTCATTacaacactcgcacacacagcccAGGTTAAAGTttgacactttctctctcttgtctcctctctctgggTGGCAGCCACAAGAGGAGCAGGAGATGCCGAAAGAGGAGAAGGACAAGTACGAGGAGGAGTTCCTGAACTTCCAGCAGGAGCTGGACAAGAAGAAAGAAGAGTTCCAGAAGGAGCACCCCGACGTGCAGGGAGAACCCAGTgagtagcctggcaagccagactaaatgggAGATTAAATGTCAATATTTAGTCTGcgcccgatcaatgagacattggaagattgttgatgggaacaacctgttgtttttcaaaccgtgtctgtgcctataggcaaATACTGTGACCAAAAACCCTGCCCGATTTGCATCCaaatattcaaaacaaatctTCTGCGTTGTGATTTgtccgccagtttcagggcctggggcattgtctgaggctagacccactcgcaggcaataATAATTTTGTCCACTGGCAGGaagggctagtttactaggctacccaGTGAGTACAGCTTCCCTCTGTGGGtcattatacattacattatactacacattacacttagctgacactttaatccaaagctatttagagatattacagggtattgattacagtccctggagcagtgtggggataggtgccttgctcaagggcactacagtCATACCAGATTAGTAAGGGTGGGATTGAATCTGCCACCCATTTGATTTACCTGTACAGTCCAACTGTCTAATCATTAcaccacgactgcccccaacttCCATGTAAATTCAGACAGTTGTTTTTACTGAATCTTGGTATGCTTTTCAAGTGACAAGGTAGAACCCCATAACTGTAATTTGCACGAATCTAGGACCATTATTAAGAGAGAGGCCAACTAAGAAAGTCTGAAGTAGGTGGGCAGCACACCATACATTCATCCTCTGTAAGTGGCATATCCCATACCCCCCTCCTGAGTCTCCACTCTCTGCTTCCACCCCTctcccagagagagtagagagagagagagagaggttccattggcccattgtttccgggttctattattgcaagggggaggtgggtgaaatccccctttaggcagacctaaggactgttctattcaatgctaggagcattatgacacgtccctttaggcagaccggaacctggtcacattaggtgcccatagcaacctattacaatggcatatctctatatacttaaagaatctctgcctctcctctccagttgAGGACCTGTATGAGACTGTGAACGACCGAGAGATCCGCCAGGTGTTTGAGGGCCAGAACCAGATCCACCTGGAGATCAAGCAGCTGAACAGGCAGCTGGCCATGATCCTGGACGAGCAGAGGAGATACGTCAGCGTCCTCACCGAGGAGATGACCAAGCGCAGCACCCAGTCTGGACAGGTATGAGGAAGACTAGGGCCCTTTCTACAGATCCACATACAGTAAGAATGAGGGGGATTCATTTggaatcatttcctgtctctcctctactgtcctgtcaaaataaaggcaaaaaggcccCGCAAAAAAATGTACAGTGCAGGCCAAAGGTTTGGACACACCTTCACATTCAATGCATTCTTTATTTTCGGGACAatttatttacagtacattttagATTCTCACTGAAGGCATCAAAACTGTTTTGATGAGATGAGACAATGAATCTTCTATGTACTGAAAATAAAGAGAACGCACAGAATAGGAGTAAGTGTGTCCAAACTTTACGCCTCTACTGCATATGGTGTCACCACCTCAAatatttagaaacaaatatcacttCATTTCTGGGGTCTTATTCTTGGGTCTTCTGCTTAAGGTCCCCAATCAGGACATCGACTCTCTTATCGCAATGCAGCGGGATGTTCTCAACAGCCTGAATGATGTAAAGTgagtatgcccacacacacacacacacacacacacacacacacacacacacacacacacacacacacacacacacacacacacacacacacacacacacacaccacataaataCACATGATTGTGCACATGCTGAGGTCCAGATGGTCGTGATGAAGGGCACGAAGGCCTAATTTCACCGTTTGTATGCCGACTGGGCAAATCCAGGGCAATAAAGCGTCCAATCTGAGTGGTAAGCCCCTCTTGTAAATCTGTGTAAAGCAGCCCAGTTTAGAGGTGAGGAGACGCGTGGCCCATTATCAAGCCTCTTTGCTCATTTCCTTTCCACCGCTGTGAGCCATCTGACATGGAGTGAGGTTGAGGGGGGcggttggtggtggggggattgACTTTTGGTGTAATACCTATGGTTTAACACCGCTCGCACCCCAATCCCCCAAAATCCCCCCCCACCCGCTCCTTTCAGCATCGTCCTCCCCTCTCATTTAAAGACGAGACTCCCCACTGGGAGAGAGCAACCTTATCTGGCCCCTGAACCCTACCCCCTCCCTCCTTATAACCATTtttggagatgggggggggtctCTCTGTGAGTGAGTGCCCTCCCCTATGACTCGGTCATGAGACTATTGGGGCTACTGCCTTAGGCTAGAGAGTAGCCTTAGGAGGCATTACAtctataataattaaaaaaacgcaATGAAATGACCGAGGTGTTTTCTCGACGGACGACTTAAGCCTAATACTGAGCCGGAGCCACACACGCTGATgattagtttttttgtgtgtttttttttggtgatgGCTCTTTTCTGACCCTCTCATGTTGAGAAGATGAGTGTAGCCTACTGGTTTGGTTAGGCTGAGGGGATAATACTACGTAGCTCTGAAGGTCTGAATGCTGTGATGAAACCTGGAAGCCGCAGTGAAGAGACCTGTTCACACTAAGCCTGATTATTACATTTTGGAGTATTTCTTTCTGACGTCAGCCACTTGTTTTCACGTTTACCAGCAATAACATATTTTGCTGTTGCGTGCctctattgttgtttttttggtgttaccatactcagaagaggtgTCGACTTTGAAGTTTGATGAGACTATTATTTTAGATAATATGCAATATAATTTGGTGAGGATCAGACAGTTCTGTGCATTGGACATATTTGAACTCCATTAAAGCCAAGATaagactttgtttacattctgCACAGTTGACCCACATGTTGTAACATGCATGTTTGTACAACATACAATTTCCATAGTTTCCATAGTTAAGAAGCATGACATGCATTGATCAATGGCAGTTAAAACGTGGTTCTTTGAATCGTTTGTTTCTACTCTTGCACGTgtgtaccccatctctctctctgcacctgtcTTTCTGTCACGATCTTCACCATCCTATCCACAATAGAACTGGTTGCTTGTGAGTGACAATCTGCATCATAAAGATGGATGCAGTGAGCAGTACTGGCATTAAGGCTCCCCCTTAAACACTTTGACATTTTAGCACCTCGTAGCATCTACAGCAGATGCCTTGAGTTAGCCTCTTTCCAGAATCTTGATTAAATAAT carries:
- the lman1 gene encoding protein ERGIC-53; this encodes MAVSIAKCLTADVYLLIVSILLRCIYAEIATGSSTGGDTPHRRFEYKYSFKGPHLSQSDGSVPFWVHTGNAIPSSDQIRITPSLRSQKGSVWTKNPIKFEHWEMEVTFRVSGRGRMGADGLAVWYTAAQGLTGPVYGAADQWNGVGIFFDSFDNDGKKNNPAVIVVGNNGNLVYDHQNDGTTQSLGTCLRDFRNKPYPVRAKITYYQKTLTVMINNGFTPNKDDYEFCAKVENMIIPAEGFFGISAATGGLADDHDVLSFLTFRLTEPGQEPPQEEQEMPKEEKDKYEEEFLNFQQELDKKKEEFQKEHPDVQGEPIEDLYETVNDREIRQVFEGQNQIHLEIKQLNRQLAMILDEQRRYVSVLTEEMTKRSTQSGQVPNQDIDSLIAMQRDVLNSLNDVKTSVSTALKQQADSAQQVQHATGGALSSYETIQHFNDIKEHLHVVKRNVEHIIQKNPGPSEKVKCPEFPPLPSCLSTTHFIVFVVIQSLLFFAYVMYKSQQEAAAKKFF